One window of the Zygotorulaspora mrakii chromosome 6, complete sequence genome contains the following:
- the MSH3 gene encoding mismatch repair protein MSH3 (similar to Saccharomyces cerevisiae MSH3 (YCR092C); ancestral locus Anc_6.372), with translation MAGQPSISKFFKQVKINEYKTTVDVKNSAGRIRSELDSNADKMANEGGINPQTTLKDNIPQDATIKDCNMSNKNQAREHVIVDVDDSEEEGHSTAFQRKRTLPNSFDTAAYSNNVIIKPKRQTTVNKFKDMKLTPLDQQIKELKESHLDKLLVVRVGYKYKCFAQDAVIASQILQIKLIAGKLTFDNSNPQDEEFRQFAYCSFPDTRLNVHLERLVHHDLKVGVVEQSETTAIKKYSKDKNKSNVFQRNVTNTFSKATYGINNTFSPRSGPILGENNSIWALSATVGPEKSRSYALISVNFSKGEVVYDSFQETSSSLEKLITRLSYLEPKEVVSDGQFTIDITQCLRKRKCIIHESISNVTPNLQISETCEKLKMNEHQLKMVDLLYHYIKSYGNEQILLLSSTYKPFVSNTHMLLTSNTIQSLDIFSNEGGKGSLFWVLDHTRTSFGSRELKEWISKPLVNRSDIEDRLDAIQCIKGQINNLFFESLNRVLKSSPDLLRTLNRIAYGNTSRKEVYYFLKQLALFANHFETHANFLHHQLESSDGKIRKNSRLLTRILTEMRDYSKNSKVTHFLSMINVSAILEKDMEKQISEYFNLNNYDHSETLIQRQRQISAVKEELMDELVSIRKLLRRPHMDYKDAVDYLIEVRNTQIKDLPSDWVKVNDTKMVSRFHTPTTSRLVEKLQYHKDLLLHEADEEFHRFLSRIKKEYSNLRSYLQNYAVYDAILSLAATSCNQGYVRPVFTSKKQCIKSSNARNPVIESLDVSYVPNDINMNEEDGKVLVLTGPNMGGKSSYVRKVALLVILAQIGSFVPADYFEVSIFDSMFTRIGAYDDILRGQSTFKVEMLDIMRILEGFSKTSLLLLDEVGRGTSTEDGKAIAFSLLKYFIGRLDCPLILFTTHYPSLAGLSSTLLKNYYMDYEEQRTAGESWSSVVFLYKLRPGTARNSFGMNVAKLAGIDKNIINTAFTVSECMRKESISSEKMALSFQMKKVMSSNASSNEKLVKLLHVGKQENNNAAGCS, from the coding sequence ATGGCTGGTCAGCCTTCAATCAGcaagtttttcaaacaggtcaaaataaatgaataCAAGACAACTGTTGATGTCAAGAACTCTGCTGGCAGAATAAGATCAGAATTGGACAGCAATGCCGATAAAATGGCAAATGAGGGTGGAATAAATCCTCAGACTACACTGAAAGATAATATTCCGCAAGATGCCACTATAAAGGACTGTAATATGtcaaacaaaaatcaaGCTCGAGAGCATGTTATTGTGGATGTAGACGATtccgaagaagaaggacATAGTACTGCTTTTCAGAGGAAGAGGACCCTACctaattcttttgatactGCAGCTTATAGTAATAATGTGATAATCAAGCCCAAAAGGCAAACCACAGTgaataaattcaaagatatgAAGTTGACACCTCTAGATCAACAAATAAAAGAACTAAAGGAGTCTCACCTAGATAAACTGCTTGTGGTTAGAGTGGGCTACAAATATAAATGCTTTGCTCAAGATGCTGTTATAGCTAGCCAGATTTTGCAGATCAAGCTGATTGCGGGAAAGTTGACATTTGACAATTCCAATCCGCAAGACGAGGAATTCAGGCAATTTGCCTACTGCTCTTTCCCGGATACAAGACTCAATGTTCACTTGGAACGTCTGGTTCATCATGATCTCAAAGTTGGAGTTGTTGAGCAATCTGAAACTACCGCTATCAAGAAATATTCTAAAGACAAGAATAAAAGTAATGTATTTCAGAGAAACGTTACGAACACTTTCTCTAAGGCAACCTATGGTATTAATAATACTTTTTCTCCAAGAAGTGGTCCAATTCTTGGTGAAAATAATAGTATATGGGCGCTCTCTGCAACTGTAGGTCCTGAGAAATCAAGATCTTATGCTCTTATATCAGTCAATTTTAGTAAAGGTGAAGTGGTTTACGACAGTTTTCAAGAgacatcttcttccttgGAAAAATTAATAACACGATTAAGTTACCTTGAACCGAAAGAAGTAGTAAGCGATGGGCAATTCACAATTGACATCACTCAATGTTTACGGAAGAGAAAATGTATTATTCACGAGAGCATATCGAATGTGACCCCGAATTTACAAATAAGTGAGACATGTGAGAAACTCAAAATGAACGAACACCAGCTAAAAATGGTTGACCTCCTTTATCATTATATCAAAAGTTACGGAAATGAGCAAATTTTATTGCTATCATCTACATACAAGCCTTTTGTTTCTAATACACACATGCTGCTGACGTCTAATACAATTCAAAGCTTGGATATATTCTCAAATGAGGGAGGAAAAGGCTCTTTATTTTGGGTTCTGGATCATACTCGAACATCGTTCGGTTCGAGAGAATTGAAGGAATGGATCTCAAAGCCTCTCGTAAACAGGTCTGACATTGAGGACCGTCTCGATGCGATACAGTGTATCAAAGGGCAGATTAATAATCTGTTTTTTGAATCGTTAAACCGTGTGCTTAAAAGCTCTCCAGATCTCTTGCGAACATTGAATCGGATAGCATACGGCAATACTTCACGAAAGGAGGTCTACTATTTTCTTAAACAACTCGCACTCTTTGCAAATCATTTTGAGACCCATGCGAACTTCTTACACCATCAGCTTGAATCATCTGATGGAAAAATTCGCAAAAATTCAAGGCTTCTAACGAGAATATTAACCGAGATGCGTGATTActcaaagaattcaaaagtaACACACTTTTTGTCAATGATAAACGTCTCAGctattttggaaaaagatatggaaaaacaaataaGTGAATATTTTAACTTGAATAACTATGATCATTCCGAAACATTAATACAAAGACAGAGGCAGATAAGTGCCGTTAAGGAAGAACTGATGGATGAGCTTGTGAGCATCAGGAAGCTTTTGCGAAGGCCTCATATGGATTATAAAGATGCGGTTGACTATCTCATCGAGGTTAGAAATACTCAAATTAAAGATCTTCCTTCAGATTGGGTCAAGGTTAATGATACCAAGATGGTTAGCCGCTTTCATACCCCTACCACCAGTCGGCTGGTCGAAAAACTGCAATACCATAAAGACCTGCTACTTCATGAAGCCGACGAAGAATTTCATCGATTCCTGAGTCGTATCAAAAAGGAATATTCTAATTTAAGAAGTTACCTGCAAAACTACGCAGTTTACGACGCGATTCTATCACTCGCAGCAACATCTTGCAATCAAGGTTACGTTCGCCCAGTGTTTACTAGCAAAAAGCAGTGTATAAAATCTTCCAATGCACGCAATCCAGTTATAGAATCGTTGGATGTAAGCTATGTGCCAAATGATATAAATATGAACGAGGAAGATGGAAAGGTTCTTGTTTTGACGGGTCCTAATATGGGTGGGAAATCGTCTTATGTTAGAAAGGTTGCCCTTCTCGTCATACTAGCTCAGATTGGCTCTTTTGTACCCGCTGATTATTTCGAAGTTAGCATTTTCGATAGTATGTTTACACGTATAGGAGCCTATGATGATATTTTACGTGGTCAATCTACGTTCAAAGTGGAAATGCTTGATATCATGCGTATTCTCGAaggattttcaaaaacatctCTTCTTTTATTAGATGAAGTAGGAAGAGGGACCTCTACAGAGGATGGTAAAGCAATTGCTTTTTCCTTGTTGAAGTACTTCATAGGAAGGTTAGATTGCCCTTTAATCCTTTTCACGACTCACTATCCTTCTCTTGCGGGGTTATCCAGTACTTTATTAAAAAACTACTACATGGATTATGAAGAGCAGAGAACCGCAGGGGAAAGTTGGTCTAGTGTGGTTTTCCTTTATAAGCTAAGGCCCGGGACTGCAAGAAATTCTTTTGGCATGAATGTTGCAAAATTGGCGGGTATTGATAAGAACATAATAAATACCGCTTTTACAGTGTCTGAATGTATGAGAAAGGAAAGTATTTCTAGTGAGAAGATGGCTCTTTCGTTTCAGATGAAAAAGGTCATGTCGTCCAATGCCtcatcaaatgaaaaattggttaAACTGCTGCATGTAGGAAAGcaagaaaataataatgcCGCAGGATGCAGTTAG
- a CDS encoding serine/threonine-protein kinase (similar to Saccharomyces cerevisiae KIN82 (YCR091W) and YNR047W; ancestral locus Anc_6.371), producing MEDQELQSRRSPLGDRDRSLSFSKLLPRSFRRTISSASNSVSSISIQEPVETSVSPVNGADKEKGDKEKGNKESLERQQQGEEPSSPVLKEDIQSQSRSQTQSQAQAPEPAQAPAHSQGQSSRFSRFKSIFQGSSGSTEDISKTPVSYSSSAGEQITEETSQSDTQSGNEPDRSHLHVTEGSPGSNQLYRRRSPSTPIMPSHLSSPNGKQKSRLDPKSQSGHSSTNPFRQERDRSGTVRSNNPYFIYQGLPPHALSSQELDSSFNSTISKVPEIHSPVTPGTPNTPSTQTSYIQKEHRNLSNLSLHEIKENEEVKEFYNNDDSYFTSQPKKDSRPVSMTERIESPLLTPEGVQQYPSILVGFEDDEENDVNGEPLSKNDHNHSEKEKSPNKIRQPTLRRAASVPDAIKDVVDSSTSHESSLPPSGTLSDLSEPKRSMRLRSKSFSNKFQDIIVSPKSFEKVRLLGQGDVGKVYLVKEKRTNRLYALKIFSKAEMIKRKKIKRILAEQEILATSNHPFIVTLYHSFQSEDYLYLCMEYCMGGEFFRALQTRKTKCISEDDARFYASEVTAALEYLHLMGFIYRDLKPENILLHRSGHIMLSDFDLSIQAKDAKNPVAKGTAQSTLVDTKICSDGFRTNSFVGTEEYIAPEVIRGNGHTAAVDWWTLGILTYEMLFGFTPFKGDNTNETFCNILKNDVSFPNNNEISRSCRDLIKRLLIKNESKRLGSRMGAADIKKHPFFKKVQWSLLRNHEPPLIPALTDDGYDFAKSSSNKNKTGASSKDGTSLEEQERIMFQEPVEYDDEVSDDDPFHDFNSMSLMKQDSNFLIYGDNNSYGKISYTPNSNRSRSNSHKGFFKR from the coding sequence ATGGAGGATCAGGAGCTTCAAAGTAGACGCAGCCCTCTAGGCGATCGGGACCGCAGCCTGTCATTCTCCAAGCTACTTCCCAGATCTTTTAGGAGGACTATTAGCAGCGCGAGTAACTCTGTTTCTAGTATAAGCATTCAAGAACCTGTTGAGACCTCTGTAAGCCCCGTAAATGGTGCAGACAAAGAGAAAGGTGACAAAGAGAAAGGTAACAAAGAATCATTGGAAAGACAGCAACAAGGCGAGGAGCCTAGCTCGCCAGTATTAAAGGAGGACATTCAGAGTCAAAGCCGTAGTCAAACTCAAAGTCAAGCTCAAGCACCGGAACCGGCACAGGCACCTGCACATTCACAGGGACAGAGTTCGAGATTTTCGAGATTCAAAAGCATATTTCAAGGGAGCAGTGGCAGTACTGAGGATATTTCTAAGACGCCAGTAAGTTACAGCAGCAGTGCTGGTGAGCAAATTACAGAGGAAACCTCTCAATCAGATACGCAAAGTGGTAATGAGCCGGATCGCAGTCATCTACATGTTACAGAGGGGTCTCCGGGAAGTAATCAATTGTACAGAAGGAGGTCGCCTTCGACACCTATTATGCCCAGTCATCTAAGCTCTCCTAATGGGAAGCAAAAGAGCAGACTAGATCCAAAAAGTCAAAGTGGGCACTCAAGTACAAACCCGTTTAGACAAGAAAGAGATCGTTCAGGAACTGTTCGCAGTAATAACCCCTATTTCATATATCAAGGGTTACCGCCTCATGCATTATCATCTCAAGAACTGGATAGTAGTTTCAACTCAACTATATCAAAGGTTCCAGAGATTCATTCTCCAGTAACGCCAGGGACACCGAATACCCCATCAACGCAGACTTCATATATCCAGAAGGAGCACAGAAACTTAAGCAATTTATCACTCCACGAGATTAAAGAAAACGAAGAGGTAAAGGAGTTTTACAATAATGACGATAGCTATTTTACTAGTCAACCTAAAAAGGATTCAAGACCTGTAAGTATGACAGAGCGCATTGAGAGTCCGCTCTTAACTCCTGAGGGTGTTCAACAGTATCCTTCGATCCTGGTTGGttttgaagatgacgaGGAAAATGATGTAAATGGGGAGCCGTTATCGAAAAATGATCATAATCAtagtgaaaaagaaaaatctccGAATAAAATTCGGCAACCAACGTTGAGACGGGCAGCATCTGTACCAGATGCAATCAAAGATGTTGTAGACAGTAGCACAAGTCATGAGTCCTCTTTACCCCCCTCTGGAACTTTATCTGATCTTAGCGAACCAAAGAGGTCAATGCGGCTGAGAAGTAAATCGTTCAGCaataaatttcaagatatcaTAGTAAGTCCAAAATCTTTCGAGAAAGTAAGATTATTGGGGCAAGGTGATGTTGGAAAGGTTTATTTAGttaaagagaaaagaacgAATAGATTATACGCTCTGAAAATATTTAGTAAGGCGGAGATgataaaaaggaagaaaataaagCGAATTTTGGCAGagcaagaaattttggcCACCAGTAACCATCCTTTTATTGTCACCCTTTaccattcttttcaatcCGAAGATTATCTCTATCTTTGTATGGAGTATTGCATGGGGGGAGAATTTTTCAGGGCGTTACAGACTAGAAAGACAAAATGCATTTCTGAGGATGACGCCCGCTTTTATGCCAGTGAGGTTACTGCCGCTTTGGAGTACTTACATTTGATGGGTTTCATATATCGAGATTTGAAACCAGAAAATATTCTCCTACACCGTTCAGGTCACATCATGCTTTCTGATTTTGACCTTTCCATTCAGGCGAAAGATGCAAAAAACCCAGTGGCTAAGGGTACAGCGCAATCAACGTTAGTTGATACTAAAATTTGTTCTGATGGCTTTAGAACTAACTCTTTTGTTGGTACGGAAGAATACATTGCACCAGAGGTCATTAGAGGAAATGGGCATACTGCCGCGGTTGATTGGTGGACATTGGGTATTCTGACTTATGAGATGCTATTTGGTTTCACTCCATTTAAGGGCGATAATACCAACGAAACATTTTgtaatattttgaaaaacgaTGTTAGTTTTCCAAACAATAACGAAATATCAAGATCATGCAGAGATCTCATTAAGAGGCTgctgataaaaaatgagtCTAAAAGGCTGGGATCAAGGATGGGCGCTGCtgatataaaaaaacatccattcttcaaaaaggtGCAATGGTCATTACTAAGGAATCACGAACCACCTTTAATTCCTGCACTTACAGACGACGGCTATGATTTTGCAAAGTCATCGTCCAATAAGAATAAAACGGGTGCTTCTTCAAAGGACGGCACTTCCCTCGAAGAGCAAGAACGTATAATGTTTCAAGAGCCTGTTGAATATGACGATGAAGTTTCTGATGACGATCCGTTCCATGATTTCAATTCCATGAGTTTAATGAAGCAGGATagtaattttttgatatatgGGGATAATAATTCGTATGGTAAAATATCTTACACACCGAACTCTAACAGATCTAGAAGTAATAGTCATAAaggttttttcaaaaggtgA
- the TRM112 gene encoding RNA methylation protein TRM112 (similar to Saccharomyces cerevisiae TRM112 (YNR046W); ancestral locus Anc_6.370), translating into MKILTTNFLKCAVKACDKSNDNFPLRYSGSECELVQDPSIEFNEEFMTNIMDRIDWDAVLSVAGDLGNTNLPSTKPLLNTAEQLSEDDLAVLRDLHVLLVQTSIKEGTMTCRNCGHVYYIKNSIPNLLLPPHLA; encoded by the coding sequence ATGAAGATACTGACTACGAACTTTCTCAAGTGCGCAGTAAAAGCGTGCGATAAGAGTAATGACAATTTTCCCCTACGCTACAGTGGTTCCGAGTGCGAGCTGGTGCAAGATCCCAGCATTGAATTTAACGAAGAGTTCATGACTAACATCATGGACAGAATTGACTGGGACGCAGTACTCAGTGTCGCTGGAGATCTAGGAAACACGAATCTGCCCAGCACCAAGCCTCTGCTGAACACTGCTGAACAACTGAGCGAGGACGACCTCGCGGTATTGCGCGATCTGCACGTCTTACTGGTGCAGACGTCCATCAAAGAAGGTACAATGACTTGCAGAAACTGTGGGCATGTATACTATATCAAGAACAGCATTCCAAATCTGCTGCTGCCACCACACCTAGCATAA
- the PET494 gene encoding Pet494p (similar to Saccharomyces cerevisiae PET494 (YNR045W); ancestral locus Anc_6.369) codes for MRRGRFKLDTILSFKRWYGFTIKSNMFSKRRKAGGLIMNSQQSGIGGLLWKYFNAPGNVMFVTFNIITFAGLVTFNSLISAQRRQVFELRLIEAQNNMVIQSMGTLKNSTSEAIPTLKSNTKDEHVVKPKSDSPIHEYTFDEIELSSKPSRLTTYDSQVAKMSLFHMMYAYFLMKHVTSNGTTNPKSILWDEEIKIIQEMLSNVDGAAKQAGRDKLLRFFYSSWRKEFGSLFDNLHKSQKFHFPDWKYYPENMRYACSNLYKNDMHTIDDFAQFYESIHPKELKRLLRFWFADNLTLISPSVNGNKEDFYRTLIKDSYGDDPLFQKYSSILWNADSRKRFFFPTYADKQLRTASIDTILTVLQGYIILHEKKGIRHNAEIIRLISMIKKDCVIAKNQTGKGVRIFLPTDTRTDLIDDEFEHYDRMLRDRQKCYELVSRNPKVIKLLDKISKWNETTTT; via the coding sequence ATGCGTCGCGGTAGATTCAAACTTGATACAATCTTAAGCTTTAAAAGATGGTACGGTTTTACAATCAAAAGCAACATGTTTTCCAAAAGGAGAAAGGCAGGCGGCTTAATAATGAATTCTCAGCAATCCGGCATTGGCGGACTTTTGTGGAAGTATTTCAATGCACCGGGCAATGTAATGTTTGTCACTTTTAACATTATAACATTTGCTGGGCTTGTGACTTTCAATTCGTTAATTTCCGCACAAAGAAGGCAAGTATTTGAGCTCAGACTTATTGAGGCACAAAACAATATGGTGATTCAATCAATGGGTACTCTGAAGAACTCAACAAGTGAAGCGATCCCAACgttgaaatcaaatactAAGGATGAGCACGTCGTTAAACCTAAAAGTGATTCGCCTATACATGAATACACCTTTGATGAGATAGAACTATCCTCGAAGCCTTCAAGACTTACAACGTATGATTCTCAAGTTGCCAAAATGTCACTTTTCCACATGATGTACGCctattttttgatgaagcaTGTTACTTCAAATGGAACGACGAATCCAAAATCCATACTATGGGAcgaagaaatcaaaatcatccaAGAAATGTTGTCTAATGTTGATGGTGCTGCAAAGCAAGCTGGTAGAGATAAATTGTTGAGATTCTTCTACAGTTCCTGGCGGAAAGAGTTTGGTAGTTTATTCGATAACCTTCACAAATCACAAAAATTCCACTTTCCAGATTGGAAATACTATCCAGAGAACATGCGATACGCTTGCTCTAACCTTTACAAGAATGATATGCATACTATTGACGATTTCGCGCAGTTTTACGAATCTATACACCCCAAAGAGCTGAAAAGGCTATTAAGATTTTGGTTCGCCGATAATCTAACATTGATCAGTCCTTCAGTGAACGGTAACAAAGAAGATTTTTACCGCACGCTGATCAAGGACTCTTACGGCGATGACCCTCTATTCCAAAAATACTCTTCGATACTTTGGAATGCAGATTCAAGGAAGAGGTTTTTTTTCCCGACATATGCTGACAAACAGCTAAGAACTGCATCAATTGACACAATACTAACAGTGCTCCAGGGATACATTATTCTGCacgaaaagaaaggaataAGGCATAATGCCGAGATCATCCGCCTGATatcaatgataaaaaaagattgtGTCATTGCCAAAAACCAGACAGGAAAAGGTGtcagaatttttcttccaacTGACACACGAACCGATCTCATAGACGATGAGTTCGAGCATTACGACCGCATGCTGCGAGACCGACAAAAATGTTACGAGCTTGTAAGCAGAAATCCAAAAGTAATCAAATTACTAGATAAAATATCTAAATGGAATGAGACCACAACAACATGA
- a CDS encoding uncharacterized protein (similar to Saccharomyces cerevisiae YCR090C; ancestral locus Anc_6.368): MLFLVVDAIMSDNIRCVSIKDNANTMAEYIFDITCTNCRETNDSPVSINRYEKHEMPGSRGEASFVAKCKFCGKDISINIAQFELALLNSANADDELLGKIKDKRRKRSLKTVDLKSAVLLEIDSRGSDITHFYPGNISFIVELMSGKKMEFQFEDDENEWYDYDDKAEEEVSITEFKAQIIKGK; encoded by the coding sequence ATGCTTTTCCTCGTCGTAGATGCGATCATGTCTGATAATATAAGATGTGTCTCTATTAAAGATAATGCGAACACGATGGCAGAATACATATTTGATATAACCTGTACAAATTGCCGAGAAACGAATGATTCACCCGTTAGTATAAACAGATATGAAAAGCATGAAATGCCTGGGAGTAGAGGCGAAGCATCATTCGTAGCAAAATGTAAATTTTGTGGCAAAGATATCTCAATCAATATAGCGCAATTTGAACTAGCTCTTCTAAACAGTGCCAATGCTGATGACGAGTTGCTCGGCAAGATTAAGGataagagaagaaagagaagctTAAAGACTGTTGATTTGAAGAGTGCCGTATTATTGGAAATAGATAGTAGAGGGTCTGATATTACTCACTTCTATCCTGGAAATATTTCCTTTATCGTGGAATTGATGTCAGGGAAGAAAATGGAGTTTCagtttgaagatgatgaaaatgaatggTACGATTACGATGATAAGGCGGAAGAGGAGGTTTCTATCACTGAATTTAAAGCTCAAATTATAAAGGGTAAATAG
- the ABP1 gene encoding Abp1p (similar to Saccharomyces cerevisiae ABP1 (YCR088W); ancestral locus Anc_6.366): MALEPINYTTYSREIEQEYLKVVRGVDEDTTWLIISPNTKKEYTPEYVGSDFSEFLSMFEETKVQFGLARVSPPGSDVKKLILIGWCPDLAPLKMKASFAANFGTVANQLLKGYHIQVTARDEDDLDEAELLQKISNASGARYSIQMNDKKPVNRPANSNRNFAKPVPGPAPQRERNVGTEAASPVTAASNVKSTSAGPPQPTKKPVSNDVDDWDEPEVEERDFHEKPLKPSASSYRPVGKIDLQKVIAEEKAREDPRLVSAMHVSKKIAPQDDITNLKEQSKLKRDQEMSAFLGTKPLKAGPAPQKNDDMTIKGFKNEKTPAQLWVEKKAAEAAAASGSKSTLYGNLQQEQEPQQSKSDVQDYNEEADVNDLKSKFEKLSSNAEPAIITPKRVDETPIPKEDVYTAVKSDTSQFGRPLPGMHVEVSNEENEEVDEEDEWDEEEASPAPALPSRSSYISQEEKQKQPIQKEEPVEEEPVEEEPVEEEPVEEEPAEEEPAEEEPIEEEPPSLPLRNFPPPPARKSVEPTKPALPSAIATYDYEAGEENELTFKENDRIIHIDFVDEDWWLGELEETGEKGLFPSNYITLEN, from the coding sequence ATGGCTTTAGAACCCATTAATTACACTACTTACTCTAGAGAGATTGAACAGGAATACTTGAAAGTTGTCCGCGGAGTTGATGAAGATACAACATGGTTGATAATTTCGCCAAACACAAAGAAGGAATACACTCCTGAATATGTTGGGTCGGATTTCAGTGAATTCTTGTCGATGTTCGAAGaaacaaaagttcaattCGGTTTGGCTCGTGTTTCGCCTCCAGGATCTGATGTCAAGAAATTAATATTAATTGGCTGGTGTCCAGATCTTGCTcctttgaagatgaaggCTTCGTTCGCCGCAAATTTCGGGACTGTAGCTAATCAGTTATTGAAGGGTTATCATATCCAAGTTACCGCgagagatgaagatgatttgGATGAAGCAGAACtattacaaaaaattaGTAACGCATCTGGTGCGCGTTATTCTATCCAAATGAATGATAAGAAGCCAGTGAACAGGCCTGCAAACTCGAATCGTAACTTCGCGAAGCCTGTACCAGGCCCTGCGCCACAGCGCGAACGTAACGTTGGAACTGAAGCCGCATCTCCTGTCACAGCCGCCTCAAATGTCAAGAGCACAAGTGCTGGTCCACCCCAGCCTACCAAAAAGCCTGTTTCAAATGATGTCGATGACTGGGATGAACCCGAAGTTGAGGAGCGCGATTTTCATGAGAAGCCTTTAAAGCCAAGTGCTTCAAGTTACAGACCAGTAGGAAAAATAGATCTTCAAAAGGTCATTGCCGAAGAGAAAGCAAGAGAAGATCCGCGCCTGGTAAGTGCTATGCAtgtttccaaaaaaatagcaCCACAGGACGATATTACCAATCTGAAGGAACAATCTAAGCTAAAAAGAGATCAAGAAATGTCAGCATTCTTGGGTACTAAACCTTTAAAGGCTGGTCCTGCTccacaaaaaaatgacgaTATGACAATTAAaggtttcaaaaatgagaaaaccCCCGCTCAATTATGGgtagaaaagaaagctgCGGAAGCGGCAGCTGCATCAGGATCTAAGTCAACGCTCTATGGAAATTTGCAACAAGAGCAGGAGCCTCAACAGTCAAAATCTGATGTTCAAGATTACAATGAGGAGGCTGATGTTAATGATCTAAAAtctaaatttgaaaagttatCTTCTAATGCTGAACCTGCGATTATAACTCCAAAAAGAGTTGATGAAACACCAATTCCGAAGGAGGATGTATACACCGCGGTGAAATCTGATACATCGCAATTTGGCAGGCCTTTGCCTGGAATGCATGTCGAAGTTTCAAATGAGGagaatgaagaagttgatgaggaagatgagtgggatgaagaagaagccTCGCCAGCGCCTGCGCTTCCCTCAAGGTCTTCATATATAAGCCAGGAAGAGAAGCAGAAACAACCAATCCAAAAGGAAGAACCTGTCGAAGAAGAACCTGTCGAAGAAGAACCTGTCGAAGAAGAACCTGTCGAAGAAGAACCTGCCGAGGAAGAACCTGCCGAGGAAGAGCCGATTGAAGAAGAGCCACCTTCTTTACCTTTAAGAAATTTCCCACCACCTCCTGCAAGAAAATCGGTCGAGCCTACTAAGCCAGCTCTACCATCAGCTATCGCAACTTACGACTACGAAGctggagaagaaaatgaacTGACGTTCAAGGAGAATGATAGAATAATCCATATAGATTTTGTCGACGAGGACTGGTGGCTCGGGGAGTTGGAAGAGACGGGAGAAAAAGGTTTATTTCCTAGTAACTATATAACTCTTGAAAACTAG